Part of the Mercenaria mercenaria strain notata unplaced genomic scaffold, MADL_Memer_1 contig_4823, whole genome shotgun sequence genome, taaagataaacaattgctgaaaactgtgttccaccttgttatgtgaaatttcactaCTCACACGCTActgcaattgtttatctttatttctttacaaatggcattcattgtcaaagggagacaacttttccggaatactttaggtacaaatggcattcattttcaaagggagacaactttttccgactattttaagtaatcgtcgagaaaaagttgtttccctttgaaaatgaatgccatttgtaaagaaataaagataaacaattgctgaaaactgtgttccaccttgttatgtgaaatttcactaCTCGCACGctactgcaaatgcatcaaaatgaacatgtgtaacatttctttgaaaatggtgagtttttaaagtggtttgactgtccggaagtggggcccctataggcagtcattttctggaattcaatgtttatatcagtatactgacacttgtttcgtaaagtaatatacatcttttacatgctgtttaattttcatgtcaaacaaatctttctttctatgatttggtgttgtttgatttttgtttctcaaggccttctTCGTAaccttaaaatataaacggtgcttcaaaaaacgtacggttttcagaattcggaagttccggttttcggaggttaaaaatatatagaaataagaacagaaaaaacggaaccttgagtttcgtgcgttttttttaaaggtttccggttttcagaaggtccggtttttgGAAGTTACACTGcaccaagtttaaagtcaatacaaacaagtgaatgaagtattgccatgcaatacaaagtcccctactggaaggcacctaattttctctactgcagtataacataatgaactgatatctgtcaatgtataaacaatattgtactatatatacacgGGTGAAACACAATCAAGGGAACAGTAGTGTTGCACTTTGGGGTGTAAAATAAAGGTCTGTGGATTGTCATCAAAAATGGTTTTCTATTTTGTACTATCCATAAAGTTTAAGAAACTTAAATATTATGTAGATTGGTGCATGGGAAAAGTTTTTTCACCTGTCGACAAATTGTTCATTTGGAGCTGGTTACAGACACTACACAGGACTATAACATCAATCTAAATACTTTAAactgtgttattttttattattttgtaactagttcaacattttctcatatttgaacatacatcaaacaaaaataatgaacaaaaaaacTTAACTACATATGATTTTCATTCAATATTTCTTGCAAATAATTTTGTCAGAAATTTGACCAGTTATCAACTCTTCTGAACGTcttgatttttaacttttaacctcATAATTGATCAAAATAGAAACTGAGCTTTTGCTTTATCCAATAGAAATTCAAAATGTTGTATCATATTACATTATatgtattaaatttttgaatttaaaaacattgtaaatttggttacggacactacataCAAATCATTGAGagaaaaatgtcatttcatttgaaaatatgctTTGAATTGTATTTCCTTCAGCATTAAACAATGTCATTTTAATATAGGACTGTtctatttctgtaaaaagtaactctagtaaaaatattttaaaaagttctgataagagaaataaaatttcagaaaactatttgttttcatatagttttaactaaacatttaaaaataaacacaaatctatTTTGACAAACATGTAAAACATAAGTAAATGTTCTTCTTTTAACCAAGGATAGTCAGTAAATCAATACAAATCAGTTCAAGCTCTGGTTACGACACTACATAATTATCTGTTTAGGGGAAATAAACATATCTGTAGTCTTTTGACAACTTTTTTGAAATGTCTTTTAGTTCCTCAGAATCGAAAACAAAGTGAGACCTTTTGTCACTCATTGTTGGTTCGCCTACGAAAGCTAGCAACTTGTCATCAGTTTCCCAAGATACATCTTGCTTGTCTGGCCAGATGTATGTCTTcccactttttttcatatatttcagtTGATATTTTTGGTCATCGATATCAAGAATTTGACCAATGCATACTGTGACTGACTTTCCTTTCTTGTTGGAAATAAGACTGCTGCAAACACCCCTGGTTGGAAATGTTCTTTATTATTTTCAGGCTGAGTATTCTGAGTATTTTCACTATCTATGTTTTCCTGATCTATTTCTGTGTTTTCCTGTGTATTTGAGTCTTTATTATCCAGATAATCTATTTCCATGTCTTCTAGTTCCATGTTATCTTGATCTGTTTCCATGTTTTCTAACTGCTTTCTTGTTGTACTTTTCAATACTTTTAATGTTTGTGTTTCCCATCTATGACAGTAGTCGATATTTTGACACTGATCAATGTCCTGTAAACAATTTAAACAGTAACATGACAGTTTTCTAGTCTTCAACTTATAGTCATGGCCTGTACTTCTTACGGCATGTAGTTTTCTTGTTCCTTTCAACGTGTTTACATTGGTTTCTGATCGATCTCTCTTAATACCTTTAACTAGTATAAACTGTCGTTTGGAGACAGTCTTTACTTCTCCTTCAGTTTGAGATTTAATTGATGTAAGTCTTTGTTCGCAATGATCAAAAACCTCTTGTGCTGTGCCAATTATTTTCTTTGAACTAATGACTGCCTGGTAGCAGGAATTTTTTACTATGGCTCCTAGACCGTCACAAACGTTTTTACCATGACTGGTCTCAAAACAATTTCTACATATACTAGGTTTGTTTCTAAGGCTTATGTCTGCAAATGACTTTTTCCCCTTATACTGTGCAGCACACCCATCGGTCCACTGGTGTATTTCTTCTATCTGAATACCGGTATCCTTCGAAACAATATCTAATGCCTGTTTTTCAAATTCTAATACAGCATCAGCATCGTGCTTATTATCTTCACTTATTCCAACAATTGCATGTTTCACTAATGTTTCTTTGTTCTCTTCATCTtcctttattttataaaaatcatcATAGGATGGATTGTGACTTGATTTCTATCAAAAAATCCTGACTGTACCTCACTTTGGAATAAACAGCCATAATTTTCACTAAAATCCATTACCATGGCTATTGATCCAGGTTTCAAATGATCTATACAATTAGTCATTTGCTTTTGCTGCCATCTAGCCCTGAAAATATGACCAGGGTACACTTCAAGGTCTTTCTTCATTTCTGTTAAGAAGCTTTCAATATTATGCTCTTTTGGGACACATGAAACACACCTTTTCACTTTGTTCtccttatttatttcaattgattCCCACTGGTGCCATGTAATATTCTTGTCATTACTTTCCTCAGTTAGATCTTTAAAGTGTTCCTTCAAACTTTCTGTACTGCATGTCTGACATGTTCTCTCAAGACATGATGCCTTTGGTGTGTTTTCAAACTGACAAAGGGTAGCAGAGGAAATCCTTTCCTTATCTAGAAGTATCTTTGTCAATTGTTCCCTTTTTATCAGGGTTTCAACAGTTTTAACATGTTTCTTCAAAGCTTCTACTTTCAGAGCGAAATTGCAGCAATCTGACAGAGACACGACTTTCTATTTGTCTCTGATATCTTTCTGACATTTTCAGGCTTTAGTTTCTTGTACAAGGTGAAACCAATTTTTAACATCTGGATACAAAGATTGAAGTTCTTATAAGCATCTTCTAATGTCATAGTCATAAGATGTTTTTGGAGGACCTCTTTCTTCCatcactgttttttttctttgatgacATCCTTTTTATTAGGAACTTCTCTACTCACTTCTGCGGATAAATAGTGTCGTTTAACTAATAGCCGTGTTTTCTCACTGAGTTTAtctttcctaaatttcctttcttGCTTTTGCCACCAATGTCTCTTTGCAGTTACTTTGGATCTGTGAGAAAAGCTAAACAGCTTTCGTACATATACACCACACTTATTTCTTGTTCTCTTCTCAATCGTGGCTCTGAGAATGTTATAAGCATGCTTTTTATCTGATTTAGAACTGTTTGTCTGTTTAGCATCTGCTAAATTTTCTTGTAAGGATGTTGATGACATCATCAGCTAATTGGAGCTTTCTTTTGCATTCTGGTGTGAGTATCAATCCTTCCTTCATTAGAATTTTCGATGTTGTTGGCGActgaattaatttttttacaacttCGGCCCTTTTTGATGGTGTTTTGGGTAATGATGACTTAGTTTTATTGACTTGCC contains:
- the LOC128554204 gene encoding reticulocyte-binding protein homolog 2a-like; protein product: MDLRSSETKNHNELKRKKNAKKVRKWREKQKLNTEKDEELKKKDRERKNRARAKLRQEAERSKPKLEKLRKQKREEMKRYRLKHKKQQEKKQSNMETFNKIKTNESLKRKLAVKRTQTWRMRIKLNDQSNLQNENLEQLEQLREVDTSIPSTSSSFTSRFSRYRQVNKTKSSLPKTPSKRAEVVKKLIQSPTTSKILMKEGLILTPECKRKLQLADDKSSHNPSYDDFYKIKEDEENKETLVKHAIVGISEDNKHDADAVLEFEKQALDIVSKDTGIQIEEIHQWTDGCAAQYKGKKSFADISLRNKPSICRNCFETSHGKNVCDGLGAIVKNSCYQAVISSKKIIGTAQEVFDHCEQRLTSIKSQTEGEVKTVSKRQFILVKGIKRDRSETNVNTLKGTRKLHAVRSTGHDYKLKTRKLSCYCLNCLQDIDQCQNIDYCHRWETQTLKVLKSTTRKQLENMETDQDNMELEDMEIDYLDNKDSNTQENTEIDQENIDSENTQNTQPENNKEHFQPGVFAAVLFPTRKESQSQYALVKFLISMTKNIN